One Penaeus monodon isolate SGIC_2016 chromosome 42, NSTDA_Pmon_1, whole genome shotgun sequence genomic window, TACGGCATAGGAGTGATTGCGCTCTGCAGACTGATGCCAATTAACAGAGGCATTAGTGGCACCCATGCCACGTAGACTTGCCAGCGTTCGCCAGTCTGGTGGCGGTAAcatgaaatagtgataatatacatttcaaaacaagatttttaaaatgtagctaagcgaagtgaaaaaaaaaacatattactgTAGGGGCATGTAAAGCTATAACAGGATTATTACAGGTGTTATTAGTCATGGGGGACTACccgtctgtccccctcccccaaataacGCCCCTGTCAGGGATACCAATGCCAGGTCGAGCTAACAGCACATTTTCTAACCGTTTTCGTCgtcgtatcatattgttaagtcagaaagagtaGATACTTTTtagtgactgtgtgtatgtgtgtgtgtgtaaacacacacacacacgtatatatataaatatatacatacatatatatatatatatatatatatatatatatatatatatatatatatatatatatgtgtgtgtgtgtgtgtgtgtgtgtgtgtgtgtgtgtgtgtgtgtgtgtgtgtgtgtgtgtgtgtgtgtgtgtgtgtgtgcatatatatttgtgtgtgtgtatgtatatatatatatatatatatatagataggtagatagatatatagatatagatatatgtatatacctatatatacatatatatgtatgtatgtatgtttatatatccatatatatgtctatttactgtacatacacacacagtgtacatacacatcacacacacacacacacacacacacacacacacatatataatatatatacatatatatatatatatatattatatatatatatatatatatatatatatttatatatatatatatatatagtatatatatactacaaaatgattatatatgtgtatgtatatataacatagaaaatctatatacacacaacacacacacacacacacacacacacgtgtggtgtgtgtgtggtgtgtgggtgtgtgtatacatatatatatatatgtatatatatataatagataatagatgatatagatagatattgcaaCCATCAagtgtaaaaaaggtatgaatgagtatGAATATATCTTCCGTTgtgaaaatattgtatatatatacatatatatatatatattatatatatatatatatatatatatatatatatatatataacaagaggaaacaaatagaatatatatatatatatatatatatatatatatatatatatatatatatatatatatatatatatatatatatattgctacgccagtgggtctttgtctctgtgcgaaacgtgtgttaacatgaaaaggatcctgggcaaacataacgcaactggctgcgagcggaggaacaagccaagttAAACGCGGTtgagtgctgctcctgtgaagacctcgtgtgtgccctttaatatgctttgtgttgccctgttataagctgtatctgcagtgtgacatgctggtttccccctgtattgtgcctatagaaaagtgtacgggtaaataacttgtgtaaataaaggaaagactgtcatttatttcgtgccctgcctcgccacttggcgtttcccctcgtggtgttctggacgctgtggtgctcggtgcctcttggagctgttcagtgttcacgaccctgtggatagcacgccgtctgccttgcctgccttgtgttggtggcagagagacgaggcggtcggcgtaacaatatatatatatatatatatatatatatatatatatatatatatatatatatatatatatatatatatatatatatatatggtatgggtCCATTTTCATCCAGCCTTCTTTTATATAGAAACTAATATATGCaaacgatagagcaaataaatataataaacttatcttctatgcaattccgtcgcaactcaaaaataacgaagttGTTAGACACGGAAGTGTCTGAGAGCACGAAATGATGgaaatttaccatatatatatatatatatatatatatatatatatatatatatatatatatatatatatatatatatataaatttcccccCTCTTGTTTCCCCTTTAGAGCGCAGAAAAAACTTGCAGCCCGTAACCCCCTCGGCGCAACCAAAACAAACCTTGCCTTCAAGTGCGGTGGCGAAATGCCTACTATCAAGTTTTCCGAGGTTCTATCCTTCACCAGCGAGGATCCCGTAAGTTTTTCTTAGTTGGAGAAAACGGATTGTAGAAGCATGTAATGTGCTGCGAAAGCATGTAGATAGGACAAATGGATAATATATTACAGAAGCCTACAGGTGGATCTTGGCAAGAATGAACATGTGGAATGGCAGATTGGTTGCTAAATTCCACCCTGATAAATGTCTCTGTATGCGGGTTTGGAGACAGCGAAGTATGGGACCGTAGTTACATCTCAGAGGACAAGAGCTTCAACACAGTAGCAAGGAAAAGCACTTGGGCGTAATCATAGACAAGAACCTAAATTTCTCAATTCACGTTTCTGGAAAATTAAAGGTAAATTCATAGGTGTATGTTAGAGTGACACACCCGCCAGAGACAAAGTCTCAAAACCAGGGTATGGtgcaaacccaaaatccaaaccaaacctttcctaccttctaacTACTCCTTAGACACTGGACACCCCCCCTGTAACCCtccctttattagcacttcattCTAACTTACAGGAAACACGACATTAAGACCTCTGGCTGTGTGAGGCTGTTGTGGACTTAGCCTCTGAATGGTGATATGCGgcggatatttttgttattttgcggTTAATATGAGTCTGCTGCAGGTGTATCTGTGTTGCCTATGactctattttttattctctataagatggcagtgtccatttccctctatatCTCTGTGCTAAACATAAGATCATTTAGATTGTTATTTATAACTGTAGTATGACCAATCCTCAAGTATTGTAACCAAGTATGAACGAAACTGTTTTGGAAAATGTTCAACACAGGCTACAGAGATGGTACTCGGGTGGCAAGATGTGCTATACGAGCAGTGGTTGAGAGAGTTACAATTGCCAACTCTTGCTTATTGAAGGACAAGAGAAGATATGATAGAAATGTTTAAAATCATCAGAGGTTACTGTCAAGAGGAATTAAGCCAATGTGTTTGAAAGAACTGAAAATGCAATAACAAGGGGACATTACTACAAGCTTTTCCTGAAACATTCTAGACTTGAAGTTCGTCAAAGTTCTTTTATCTTCTGTGTGGAATGCTCTGCTGCTGGAAATTGTGAAGGCAAACTCCATCAACACTTTCAAGCATGAGGCTATAATTACCCTGCTATCCTTGCAACCTCATGAGCTCATCAATAAGTAAAAATCAAGAGCTGGAAGTATATTGAAGCCTCAGTCTGGAGTCAGCtatgtataactatgtatgtatgtatatgtgtgcattgtGTTTCAAGTCTGGTTCTTTAGTTACTGTATTATTTATGGAAGCTAATATTTGGACATTCGTTTTCAAAGCATTTCAGTTATGTTGGATATTATGCAGTGGAAAGTAGTAATAGAGTTGTGTAATAAActtaaacaaaaaagaatgatCCAAATCAGGACAATGTTcttttatagtaatatttatcCAGTATAGTTTCAGTATCCCCCCGCCATGTATTACAAGGAAAGTTTTGCATGTAATGAACAGAACAACCAAAAATAAGAACACTTTTCATCTACGGTATCACTTTTCTAAGTTGATAATAACAAAGTTATGCGACATGTAAGAGAGAGCATAAATACCTCACGAAGGTGCTCTAACCCAAACTTTCATCTGTGAACTATTACCCCTTTGACCACATTGAccattatttgtatgtttattttgaaGCATTTATCTTGTGTGTTGGGACCCTTATGGTTGTAATGAGGACAGATTTTCAGTAAGAAGTATATAAGCCAGGGTCAGTTTAAGTcagatgattatttattattttgatggcTTGAAGAAGTTGATAGCTAATGATCTATTAACCCTGATTAGTTCTCTTTTGTACATTTCATTATAAGCAAGTTAGATGGTGCATAAAATTAATAGATTGATTAATTCTAAGATATTTTTAATCAGTGATATTTTGTTGCAGATTGCAATGTAAAAGTTCTGATATAATGCATAGTTTATCCTATAGGGGTTGTGTCAAGTGCTTCCCATAATTCCAGCAAGCAGAAATTGACATATGTGATATTGAATAGTCTTTTAACTGTATAAGGCAGGTGTGTTATACCTGAAAAGTGACCTAGAAGTAGAATTAGAACTGTTTGCCATGAAGGTAGTGATGAAAAACTACTGAACGTTGACTATCCACCCCCCTATTCATGCATTTCAGTATTGtctttatggtttatattatGTTCAAGATCATTAGTCTGGTCGTTTCACTTGGCATCTAGGTAAAATTTGAGGTCCAGATGATCCTGTAGTATTGTTTATGTTGTAATTGTTTGCCATATAGTACAAGGTAAACAATACATAGAATCATTAGAACAATATAGTCTAAGACAAATTTTCATGTGTGACATATGTATTGCACTTTACAAAttgagaaaatatttattatcatgaataacATAACTGATAATAGCAGTATTGTATTATCACTTTGGTCTCTACAATGTTGACATTCATGTAAAAGGCAGCAAACCTCTTCCATGTAATTTTGGTAAGTTAGAGCATGGACTACCATAGATCCTTATTTGATGATAGACCTCTTTGGGAGATCCACAGAGCTTTGTAATGCATAGAGGCAAAGTTTCTTTGATATTGTtgatttatcaatattatgtactgtttactttattttcatagtTCTATAAAGCTGAAATATACTTACCACCTGCTGTATTtctgtagttaaaaaaaaaaatctcccagatataaaattagaaatatttttttttcctctacaaAATAATGACTTCATTGAAACATGTGGTTATCCGCAGAATCACCCCGCAGATAACCTCCTGAGGCAGGAAACACATCGGAAATGGAAGTGTGCAGCAGGATTATCAGAGAAACAAGCATCAGTTACCTTGAAGTTGGAGCGGCTTACATCCATTCGCTCCATTGACATCGGCAATGCTGGCTCAGCATTTGTGGAGGTTCTGGCAGCACGGGAGGATGCCAACTTTAAGGTGCACTTCTTGGCAGGAAAGACTTGCTAATaacattatttcctttttctaatgCTCGTATTCTTAAATGCAACAATAGTTATGAGGATTATTGTCTTTATAACTATTGGCCTTTCCAGAGGCAAAATTTTTAttagtgctgttattattgtctttattaatatGAACAATATTGCTTATAATCCTAATACAACCGCTCCTGCAGGTCCTCCTTGTGGCCTCCTCATTCATGACCCCCATAGAGTCAAGAAATGCATCAGATCTCCACAGAGTGCGCATGTTTGGGCTTGACAAACTGAACAAAGATGTGGCCAGTGAGAAATGGGACCGCATCAAGGTGGTGTGCACACAGCCCTTCAACAAGAACCTGCAGTATGGGCTCTCCTTTGTCACAGTTTCATCGGCTGGCGAGGTAAGGGACCCTGTTATTTTGCCTTTGCTTGGAATGTATTGAACGTCCTTGTAATTTTGTGTTGACCAGGCAGTAGCTACTGTTGTTTCATATGCTTTTATAATTCCTTAGGGTCTTtttgatatcactattatttttatttttacttttaactttattgttgcaattaattaattattattgttgatgttgttgctttttgtgttgttatttgtattattattgttattattgttatcataagtataatttttataattataatgataatgatgaaaatgattattactatcactatattattattattattattattattattattattattattattattatattattattattattgtattattatattattattattattattattattattattattattttattattattattattattattattattatatatatcatcatcatcatcatcatcatcatcatcatcatcatataatatattatcatgttattatatattttgttatttcttttatttgttgtattttattgttattttcttttttatcattttgtatccattttgaatatattatcacTTGATTACATAGTTGTaaatccttttttgtttattttttactttttttttatcatttatctggTATCCATTTTCAAACATAAACTTGATACCAAAGTATTAAACCTCTTGTTGATATTATTTCCCAGTTATAAATTGAAAACTTATTTCACCCTTCCGGACTCTCGCACTCTCCCAGGAAGGGCAGAGGACGGCACCCCCGCCCCCAAAGGCATAGCTGGGAGTTTTACCctaaaggaggaagatgagtctGACCCCATATCCGTTGGCTCCGTCTTCGCACGCAGAAAGGAGAAGGACGCTTCACCCTCGCCTCTCTcaggtgtgttttctctctcccaccctcctcttggatgtgctgcccctccccctcccctctcttgggTCTGTTACCTCTTCGCTCTCCATCTCTCGgatgttttttccttccccttcgctctcttAGTTGTattttccctcccattcctcaGTCTTGCTtgtgtttttcctcctctctcccctctctttggtttgtttttctaccttctctctcttgtgtgtcacccccattcccctctctcagtTGTTTTTGCATCCCTGTTGCCTGTCTGGTAtgctttgcctccccctccctctctcttctctgaggTGGTCTACCCACCCTCCCATTTCTCAGgtatattccctctccctccccttcctctgctgATATgggcttcccctctccctctgcttcctgAGGtgagcctcccctcccctccctctcctgagttgggcctcccctcctcttccctttccggaGGTgtgtttcccctccctctctcctctctcaggtGGGTTTCTCCACCCATCTCCTTTCAGAAGTGGgttttccattccctctccttcatttcagGTGTGTTTCCCCATgtgtcccctcccctttctttattgcgtttctccttctcctccccttccttagcgggttttctcttcccctcccttcgcttcagtgtttttctcccttctcacccctctctcagttgtttctcctccccttccctttctttagtgtttcccctaccctctcctctttcaGGTGggtttcccatcctctctctcagaAAGAGGATTTTATCTGTGTGTTGTTCAAGGTGTTATATCTAATACTTctactgtattattactgataCATCTCCTCCACCCCATAGGTGCAGCTGCAATCAGAGCTGCCTCGGCCGCAGCAGCAACATCATCAACagcaacaggaggaggaggggggggagtgggtagcCCTGGACCGGGGAGCCTAAAAAGAAAAGCCCTGGAAAACCCACCAGACGTGGGCTTCTACCAGCTGAAGAAGAAGCCTGCACACGGTATTGTTCAATCTCACTGACTCAAAAGATAATACAATGTAAAAGTGTGCATAGGAAATATAtagctttttatcatttttttgtgtctgtctgtccctgtctctctttctctgttttttgctgtctctctgtttctatgcTCCTTTTGgtctacctcctctttctcttgttcttcatcttctttctcttattctttatcttctttgtcctgttcttcatctttttctttctctttcttctctttccttcttttttactcctcctccctcttccctctccctctccctctccctcctccctcctctcctcctcctcctcctcctcctcctcctcctcctcctcctcctcctcctcctcctcctcctccttctcttctctctcttctctctctcctcctcctcctcctcctcctcctcctcctcttcctcttcctcttccacctactGCACTGtttctgttctttatttcttcctcatgttattttctcttcaatAGGTTTTCTGCTGTATTCTGCAACATGTTTTTGTCCTCTCCCCACCAGAAACAACAGAAAGCAGAAACAAAGAACGTGACAAAcaaaaaatggagagggaagggagcagcacagagagaaaaaatacatcagagagaaaggaagaaaaggagaagaagaagattaaagagagagaaaaaggagggggcgaAAGCAGTAGCAGTAGAAAGAACAGTGaccgaagaaaggaggaagaggaaacagagaaagatggagaggaggcgAAAAGGGAGACCCACAAGAAGAAGCGAGAAGGAAGCAGAGGGGGAGAtagtaagagggagaaggagaatctcCCAACAACGTCTCAGAAGAACCATAGGAAGACCGAGCCGTTTGCGTCCCTAATGAAGGACGTAGTGTTTGTTATGAGCGGCTACCAGAACCCCCAGAGGTCTAACCTGCGCGACATGATGCTGGATATGGGGGCGAAGTACAAACAGGATTGGGAACCCTCTTGCTCGCACCTCATGTAGGTGGCTAGTGGTACatgcttagtgtgtgtgtgcttgtgcttgtgtgtgtgtgcttgtgcttgtgtgtgtgtgcttgtgcttgtgtgtgtgtgtgcttgtgtgtgtgtgtgtgtgtggtgtgtgtgtgtgtgtgtgtgtgtgtgtgtgtgtgtgtgttgtgtgtgtgtgtgtgtgtgtgtgtggtgtgtgtgtgtggtgttgtgtgtgtgtgttgtgtggtggggtgcttgtgtgtgtgcgtgcgtgttgtgtgtgtgtgcttgtgtgtgtgtgtgtgtgtgtgtgtgtgtttgtgtgtgtgtgttgtgttgtgtgtgtgtgtgtgtgtgtgtgtgtttatatctatctatatatatacatatgtagagatatatgcatctctctctctctctctctctctctctctctctctctctctctctctctctctctctctctctctctctctctatatatatatatatatatatataaatatattgtatatatgttatatatatatgatacatcatatcatatacatcacacacacacacacacacacacacacacacacacacacacacacacacacacacacacacacacacacacacacacacacacacacacacacaatatatatatatatatatatatatatatatatatatatatatatataagtatgtatgtatgtatgtatgaatatgtatatatatgtgtgtgtgtctgtaaaaggTAGTTTGgtgtattaacttttttattctccctttatcaGATGTGCTTTCACCAACACACCCAAATTCCTTCAGGTGAAAGGCAAGGGAAAGATTGTAACGGCCAAATGGATCACAGATTGCCACAAGAACAAGATACGTTACCCATGGAGAAGGTACGTTAGATGCCATAGAGGCGGATcgtcattttcaatattattaccatcagttttctgcttttcctcttatgcctcctcttcctttgtcctcctccacctctttctcctcctcttcctttgtcctcccccacctctttctcctcctccttcccctatccccctcttcttcttcccctttcccctttccccttcctcttccccttcccttcccctttcccttccccttccccttccccttgcccttccccttgcccttccccttgcCTTGCCCTGGCTCACCTCCCAGATCCCCCAAGTAAGGAAACGAGCATAAACAAGGATTTGACTTCCGACAGGTACCAGTTGGAGCGAGAGCGAAATGCAGATGAGAGTGAAGACGAGGTTTGGGCTGAAGAGCTCTTGCCCAAGGAGGAACATCGTGCCAAGTCTCCCAGCCAGAGACGCCGACCTTCAGAAGCAggtcttttgtctgttttttctttctttctctcatctctcatctctctctttatgtctgtctgtctctgtttctatctttctctgtttctctctgtctgtctgtctctctctctctgtctgtctctctctctctgtctctctctctctctctctctctctctctctctctctctctctctctctctctctctctctctctctctctctctctctctctctcagcaagaATTtgcttgaaccaattgtcgtcacatagagaagaaatatatgtaaagtaaCAGATTATACATCATGTAGTGGTCACCTGTCACAACTGGCAAAATTGTGGGTAAAAGAGATACCAACAACtataacagcaacaaaccctattagtgtatcattgttattattattattattactattattattattattatattatgattattgtcattatcattattttattattattattgttataattattgttgttcttgtaacTCCAGACGTCGCTGACACTGACAGTTACAACATGGCAACAGACGGCGAAAGTGAAGAAGATACAGATGATGAAATACAAAGGTATGCGTTTtgactttccttctccttcttctcctcttcctcctcctcgtccctcttcctccttccagaTTTATgtcccctgtgttttttttttgtgaatatttttgcatatagatggctccacatgtgctcagccaccaaggagtttatcagtaggccctagtgactgcaCCTGATtgtcccattccttgaatttgtagGAAAATTTCTATCTAGTACTGTTAAtagtcatattgttattattattgatattatgattattaattattaaggtaataatgatattaa contains:
- the LOC119599246 gene encoding DNA repair protein XRCC1-like; amino-acid sequence: MPTIKFSEVLSFTSEDPNHPADNLLRQETHRKWKCAAGLSEKQASVTLKLERLTSIRSIDIGNAGSAFVEVLAAREDANFKVLLVASSFMTPIESRNASDLHRVRMFGLDKLNKDVASEKWDRIKVVCTQPFNKNLQYGLSFVTVSSAGEVRDPVILPLLGIYKLKTYFTLPDSRTLPGRAEDGTPAPKGIAGSFTLKEEDESDPISVGSVFARRKEKDASPSPLSGAAAIRAASAAAATSSTATGGGGGGVGSPGPGSLKRKALENPPDVGFYQLKKKPAHETTESRNKERDKQKMEREGSSTERKNTSERKEEKEKKKIKEREKGGGESSSSRKNSDRRKEEEETEKDGEEAKRETHKKKREGSRGGDSKREKENLPTTSQKNHRKTEPFASLMKDVVFVMSGYQNPQRSNLRDMMLDMGAKYKQDWEPSCSHLICAFTNTPKFLQVKGKGKIVTAKWITDCHKNKIRYPWRRYQLERERNADESEDEVWAEELLPKEEHRAKSPSQRRRPSEADVADTDSYNMATDGESEEDTDDEIQRVLAKKKTSEREKESVKLQRMDSAERNKNGEKREPVSRKERETEREEEVECRREEEQQVKTANGKLRGEGGAKRAKMETSGDEPKKTVNGRKEGAGKEQETSSLSVAEGWEKRKGGKQGEKGGKTVERKEVEANGFAKGGKRKQEEDEEEEDYDADTDVDEDKKKYLQPPDTSALPLPCLDDHFSGKTFFIYGRMDEHTKKMVRRYIIAFNGTLEEYMTGEVQYVVTEDEWDENFDAALEENSSLQFVKPTWIWQCSDRAKLVPHQPYLVVPRE